The Agromyces mariniharenae genome includes a window with the following:
- a CDS encoding DUF6049 family protein, protein MVPESNPALQRADSTDSTPRRTSRRSRLALAGLALAALTGAVATPLAANAGVDPSSGLQAMLGLGDPGPAAEAGLTASAPVQAIGAETTGLNVRVSPTISTTISLGEPVALSVEIENATGEALAPGTVRLVRAEGAIDDQAELDEWLAADAQDTTGVAGDAVTLGEAESRGLAAGGATLVSFTVPGEVFEDLAGSPVLGLGADLRVGDTVVAASTAAYANADVPASGSVAVALAAPLTTPTGTVPAGLIPADQLENWTSPTGLLTRQLDALAGRRVAIGLDPRIVASIRVLGTSAPASATAWLQRLSNVPNEVFPLAYADADIAAQAQLALPGLLAPTSFGDVLDPANFATSPEADGADGAAADGAPATDQPVEPEPTPGGVPTTEELLAWPYTRADLAWPADDTVAAGNLGYLDAAGLTTTLLAPGNVEPVEGPSSSSANVDGSTALVADAELTEPLRAASDASTDVGWREATGRLLAELALDAGTARTTVLATFDRGDAAQSGRVSAVIDEISGSGWSSLAGLSDAIGAPPEARTLVDEPEAEGRLSAIARMVETEARLAEFATVLTDESLITGPTRRQLLSLLDVAWLEDPDVWEAEVAEWLVAQRATLGSVSVVPSSTINVVSTETGVPTTIENTLPYPVTVVVDVAPSNGRLIVEDQVEATVEPQSRSTVRVPVAAGVGNGEVSLAVSLTSTTGVPIGDTVEIPANVQADWEGLGAAILAVIVVLVFGIGLWRNIRRRRRARLAAAEGGAGAADAATDADAAVDTGDAASAAPVAADADAAPTDATPTEAAPTGATPTGADEPTGPERG, encoded by the coding sequence ATGGTGCCCGAGTCGAACCCCGCGCTTCAGCGTGCCGACTCGACCGACTCCACGCCCCGCCGCACGTCCCGACGCTCCCGCCTGGCCCTCGCGGGCCTCGCCCTCGCCGCGCTCACGGGCGCGGTGGCGACCCCGCTCGCGGCCAACGCGGGCGTCGATCCGTCGTCGGGCCTGCAGGCGATGCTGGGTCTCGGCGACCCCGGGCCCGCCGCCGAGGCCGGCCTGACCGCATCCGCTCCCGTGCAGGCCATCGGCGCGGAGACGACCGGGCTGAACGTGCGCGTGTCCCCCACCATCTCGACGACCATCTCGCTCGGCGAGCCGGTCGCCCTCTCGGTCGAGATCGAGAACGCGACCGGGGAGGCGCTGGCCCCCGGAACGGTGCGCCTCGTGCGAGCCGAGGGCGCCATCGACGACCAGGCGGAGCTCGACGAGTGGCTCGCCGCCGACGCGCAGGACACCACGGGCGTCGCCGGCGACGCGGTCACGCTGGGCGAGGCCGAGTCCCGGGGCCTCGCCGCCGGCGGCGCCACGCTCGTGTCGTTCACGGTCCCGGGCGAGGTGTTCGAAGACCTCGCGGGCTCGCCCGTGCTCGGCCTCGGCGCCGACTTGCGAGTCGGCGACACCGTCGTGGCCGCGAGCACCGCGGCGTACGCGAACGCCGACGTCCCGGCGTCGGGCTCGGTCGCCGTGGCGCTGGCAGCGCCGCTCACGACTCCCACCGGCACGGTCCCCGCCGGGCTCATCCCCGCCGACCAGCTCGAGAACTGGACCTCGCCGACGGGCCTGCTCACGCGCCAGCTCGACGCCCTCGCCGGACGCCGCGTCGCGATCGGGCTCGACCCCCGCATCGTGGCGTCGATCCGGGTGCTCGGCACCAGCGCTCCGGCCTCGGCGACCGCATGGCTCCAACGCCTCTCGAACGTGCCGAACGAAGTATTCCCGCTCGCGTATGCGGATGCCGACATCGCGGCGCAGGCGCAGCTGGCACTGCCTGGCCTGCTGGCGCCGACGTCGTTCGGCGACGTGCTCGACCCCGCGAACTTCGCCACCTCGCCCGAGGCGGACGGCGCCGACGGTGCCGCGGCGGACGGCGCGCCCGCGACGGACCAGCCCGTCGAGCCCGAGCCGACTCCGGGCGGCGTGCCGACCACCGAGGAGCTGCTCGCCTGGCCGTACACGCGCGCCGACCTCGCGTGGCCCGCCGACGACACGGTGGCGGCCGGCAACCTGGGCTACCTCGACGCTGCGGGGCTCACCACCACGCTGCTCGCGCCGGGCAATGTCGAGCCCGTCGAGGGCCCCTCCTCGTCGTCCGCGAACGTCGACGGCTCGACCGCGCTCGTCGCCGACGCCGAGCTCACCGAGCCCCTGCGCGCGGCATCCGACGCCTCGACCGACGTCGGATGGCGCGAGGCGACCGGCCGGCTGCTCGCCGAGCTCGCACTCGACGCGGGCACGGCGCGCACGACGGTGCTCGCGACGTTCGACCGCGGCGACGCGGCGCAGTCCGGGCGCGTCTCGGCCGTCATCGACGAGATCTCGGGATCGGGCTGGTCGTCGCTCGCCGGCCTCTCCGACGCGATCGGCGCGCCGCCCGAGGCCCGCACCCTCGTCGACGAACCCGAGGCCGAGGGCCGGCTCTCCGCGATCGCCCGGATGGTCGAGACCGAGGCCCGGCTGGCCGAGTTCGCCACCGTGCTCACCGACGAGAGCCTCATCACGGGCCCGACGCGACGCCAGCTGCTGTCACTCCTCGACGTCGCCTGGCTCGAGGACCCCGACGTGTGGGAGGCCGAGGTCGCGGAGTGGCTCGTCGCCCAGCGCGCGACGCTCGGGTCGGTCTCCGTCGTGCCGAGCAGCACGATCAACGTCGTGTCCACCGAGACCGGCGTCCCGACCACCATCGAGAACACGCTCCCGTACCCGGTCACGGTCGTGGTCGACGTCGCGCCATCGAACGGCCGGCTCATCGTCGAGGATCAGGTCGAGGCCACCGTCGAGCCGCAGTCCCGCTCCACCGTGCGCGTACCCGTCGCCGCCGGCGTCGGCAACGGCGAGGTGTCGCTCGCCGTGTCGCTCACCTCGACCACGGGCGTGCCGATCGGCGACACCGTGGAGATCCCGGCCAACGTGCAGGCCGACTGGGAGGGCCTCGGCGCCGCGATCCTCGCCGTGATCGTCGTGCTCGTGTTCGGCATCGGCCTCTGGCGCAACATCCGTCGCCGCCGACGGGCGCGGCTCGCGGCCGCCGAAGGCGGGGCGGGCGCAGCGGATGCCGCGACGGACGCGGATGCTGCCGTCGACACGGGTGACGCGGCATCCGCTGCCCCCGTCGCAGCCGACGCCGACGCTGCTCCGACCGACGCCACCCCGACCGAGGCTGCTCCGACCGGCGCCACCCCGACCGGCGCCGACGAACCGACGGGACCCGAGCGTGGCTGA
- a CDS encoding CCA tRNA nucleotidyltransferase produces the protein MQSVAAALDRLGELAASPTVAKLAEAFAAAGHELALVGGPVRDAFLGRGTNDLDFTTDATPDAILAIVKPIAEAHWDIGRAFGTIGAKVAGETVEITTYRADAYDGASRKPEVIFGTSLEDDLTRRDFTVNALALRLPQLALVDPSGGVEDLLSRTLRTPAAPEQSFGDDPLRMLRAARFSAQLGFEVEAGTRAAMSELAPEIDRISAERVRDELSKLLLTPAPRGGIRLLVDSGLAERVLPEIPALRLEVDEHHHHKDVYEHSLTVLDQAIDYEVSRGVLDSPDLVVRLAALLHDIGKPATRRLEPGGAVSFHHHDVVGAKLARKRLRELRFDNDTIAAVSRLIELHLRFFGYADAAWTDSAVRRYVRDAGDQLERLHILTRADVTTRNRRKADRLGFAYDDLEERIAVLAEEEELAAVRPELDGQQIMQLLDVKPGPVVGEAYRYLLEVRLDEGPIGPDAAKERLLDWWAARERA, from the coding sequence ATGCAGAGTGTCGCGGCGGCCCTCGACCGGCTGGGCGAGCTGGCCGCTTCGCCGACCGTCGCGAAGCTCGCCGAGGCCTTCGCGGCCGCGGGCCACGAGCTCGCCCTCGTCGGCGGTCCGGTGCGCGACGCCTTCCTCGGTCGCGGCACGAACGACCTCGACTTCACGACGGATGCCACGCCCGACGCGATCCTCGCGATCGTGAAGCCCATCGCCGAGGCGCACTGGGACATCGGCCGGGCGTTCGGAACCATCGGCGCGAAGGTCGCCGGCGAGACCGTGGAGATCACGACGTACCGCGCCGACGCCTACGACGGGGCATCCCGCAAGCCTGAAGTGATCTTCGGCACGAGCCTCGAGGACGACCTGACCCGACGCGACTTCACGGTGAACGCGCTCGCCCTGCGACTCCCCCAGCTCGCGCTCGTCGACCCGTCGGGCGGCGTCGAGGACCTCCTCTCCCGCACGCTGCGCACGCCGGCCGCACCAGAGCAGTCGTTCGGCGACGATCCGCTCCGGATGCTGCGGGCCGCCCGGTTCTCGGCCCAGCTCGGCTTCGAGGTCGAGGCGGGCACGCGCGCGGCGATGTCCGAGCTCGCCCCCGAGATCGACCGGATCTCGGCCGAGCGGGTGCGCGACGAGCTGTCGAAACTCCTCCTCACGCCGGCGCCTCGCGGCGGCATCCGACTGCTCGTGGACTCGGGCCTCGCCGAGCGCGTGCTGCCCGAGATCCCGGCCCTGCGCCTCGAGGTCGACGAGCACCATCACCACAAGGACGTGTACGAGCACTCGCTCACCGTGCTCGACCAGGCGATCGACTACGAGGTCTCGCGTGGCGTGCTCGACTCCCCCGACCTCGTCGTGCGCCTCGCGGCGCTCCTGCACGACATCGGCAAGCCCGCCACCCGCCGGCTCGAGCCCGGCGGCGCCGTGTCGTTCCACCATCACGACGTCGTCGGCGCGAAGCTCGCCCGCAAGCGCCTTCGCGAGCTGCGCTTCGACAACGACACCATCGCGGCGGTCTCCCGGCTCATCGAGCTGCACCTGCGCTTCTTCGGCTACGCGGATGCCGCGTGGACCGACTCGGCGGTGCGCCGCTACGTGCGCGATGCGGGCGACCAGCTCGAGCGCCTGCACATCCTGACCCGGGCGGACGTCACCACCCGCAACCGCCGCAAGGCCGACCGCCTCGGCTTCGCCTACGACGACCTCGAGGAGCGCATCGCCGTGCTCGCCGAGGAGGAGGAGCTCGCGGCCGTCCGCCCCGAGCTCGACGGGCAGCAGATCATGCAGCTCCTCGACGTGAAGCCCGGACCGGTGGTCGGCGAGGCGTACCGCTACCTCCTCGAGGTGCGGCTCGACGAGGGCCCGATCGGCCCGGATGCCGCGAAGGAGCGCCTGCTCGACTGGTGGGCGGCGCGCGAGCGGGCCTGA
- the rpsF gene encoding 30S ribosomal protein S6 — MHQYELMVILDPEIDERTVAPSLDKFLNVIRNDGGTVDKVDIWGRRRLAYEIKKKSEGIYAVVDFTAEPATTKELDRQLNLSEAVMRTKVLRAEEAIAQVAAVAKAQEERAAKKAAAAAKAPAKKDA, encoded by the coding sequence ATGCACCAGTACGAGCTGATGGTCATCCTCGATCCCGAGATCGACGAGCGCACCGTTGCTCCCAGCCTCGACAAGTTCCTCAACGTCATCCGCAACGATGGCGGCACCGTCGACAAGGTCGACATCTGGGGACGCCGTCGCCTGGCGTACGAGATCAAGAAGAAGAGCGAGGGCATCTACGCCGTCGTCGACTTCACCGCCGAGCCCGCGACCACCAAGGAGCTCGACCGCCAGCTGAACCTCAGCGAGGCCGTCATGCGCACCAAGGTGCTCCGCGCCGAGGAGGCCATCGCCCAGGTGGCCGCCGTCGCCAAGGCCCAGGAGGAGCGCGCCGCGAAGAAGGCCGCCGCCGCCGCGAAGGCCCCCGCCAAGAAGGACGCCTAG
- a CDS encoding single-stranded DNA-binding protein, protein MAGETIITVVGNLTADPELRYTQNGLAVANFTIASTPRTFDRQANEWKDGEALFLRASCWREFAEHVAGSLTKGSRVIASGRLKQRSYETKEGEKRTTIELEVDEIGPSLRYATAQVTRAQSNRGVGGGSFGGGQSDDAWAPSAPAAQSGAAAGGDVWNTPGTNYGDETPF, encoded by the coding sequence ATGGCCGGCGAGACCATCATCACCGTGGTGGGCAACCTCACTGCAGATCCCGAGCTGCGCTACACGCAGAACGGGCTGGCGGTTGCCAACTTCACCATTGCGTCCACGCCCCGCACGTTCGACCGTCAGGCGAACGAGTGGAAGGACGGTGAAGCGCTGTTCCTGCGCGCGAGCTGCTGGCGCGAGTTCGCCGAGCACGTCGCGGGTTCACTCACCAAGGGTTCCCGGGTCATCGCTTCCGGGCGTCTCAAGCAGCGTTCCTACGAGACCAAGGAAGGCGAGAAGCGCACCACGATCGAGCTGGAGGTCGACGAGATCGGCCCCTCGCTCCGGTACGCGACCGCCCAGGTCACTCGCGCGCAGTCCAACCGCGGCGTGGGCGGCGGCTCCTTCGGGGGCGGCCAGTCCGACGACGCATGGGCTCCGAGCGCGCCTGCCGCCCAGTCGGGCGCGGCCGCCGGCGGCGACGTCTGGAACACGCCGGGCACCAACTACGGCGACGAGACCCCCTTCTAA
- the rpsR gene encoding 30S ribosomal protein S18 yields the protein MAGKSSGDRRKPSRGKGAKNAAPAKSIKVGVIDYKDVATLRKFISERGKIRARRITGVSVQEQRLIARAVKNAREMALLPYSGSGR from the coding sequence ATGGCTGGAAAGAGCAGCGGCGACCGCCGCAAGCCGAGCCGCGGGAAGGGCGCGAAGAACGCCGCCCCGGCGAAGTCCATCAAGGTCGGCGTCATCGACTACAAGGATGTCGCCACCCTTCGCAAGTTCATCTCGGAGCGCGGCAAGATCCGCGCCCGTCGTATCACCGGTGTCTCCGTGCAGGAGCAGCGCCTCATCGCCCGTGCCGTGAAGAACGCGCGCGAGATGGCGCTCCTGCCCTACTCGGGCTCCGGCCGCTAA
- the rplI gene encoding 50S ribosomal protein L9, with product MAKVILTHEVTGLGAAGDVVEVKNGYARNYLVPQGFATPWTRGGEKQVEQIKAARAARELHSLEDAQALKAKLESTKVKLAVKAGLGGRLFGSVKTADVASAVEAAGLGELDKRKIEIPTPIKAVGEHEATVRLRDEVSATITLQVVAAK from the coding sequence ATGGCAAAGGTTATTCTCACGCACGAGGTCACCGGCCTCGGTGCCGCCGGCGACGTGGTCGAGGTCAAGAACGGCTACGCGCGCAACTACCTGGTCCCCCAGGGCTTCGCGACGCCGTGGACCCGCGGTGGCGAGAAGCAGGTCGAGCAGATCAAGGCCGCCCGTGCGGCCCGCGAGCTCCACTCGCTCGAGGACGCGCAGGCCCTCAAGGCCAAGCTCGAGTCGACCAAGGTGAAGCTGGCCGTCAAGGCCGGCCTCGGCGGTCGCCTCTTCGGCTCGGTCAAGACGGCGGATGTCGCGTCGGCCGTCGAGGCCGCCGGCCTCGGCGAGCTCGACAAGCGCAAGATCGAGATCCCGACCCCCATCAAGGCGGTCGGCGAGCACGAGGCGACCGTTCGCCTCCGCGACGAGGTCTCGGCCACGATCACCCTCCAGGTGGTCGCCGCGAAGTAG
- the dnaB gene encoding replicative DNA helicase: MSIAHIGLAEPVDDDARRGERTPPHDLLAEQSALGGMMLSKDAVADVIETVRGIDFYVPKHEVVFNAILSLYSHGEPTDVIAVTDELTKTGELQRAGGVEYLHTLTSLVPTAANAGFYASIVAERALLRRLVEAGTRIVQMGYAGEGEVTELVNNAQAEIYSVTGSTESEDYVPLTEAVTAAIDEIEAAKHTDGKFTGVPTGFADLDELTNGFHPGQMIIVAARPAMGKSTLALDFARAAAIGNDLPSIFFSLEMGKSEIAMRLLSAEASVPLQMMRKGTVDSRDWTTIAATRGRINDAPLYIDDSPNMTLVEIRAKCRRLKQRVGLKMVVIDYLQLMTSGKRVESRQQEVSEFSRALKLLAKELQVPVIALSQLNRGPEQRADKMPALSDLRESGSIEQDADMVILLHRESAYERDSPRAGEADLIVAKHRNGPTRTITVAFHGHFSRFADMVQV, from the coding sequence TTGTCGATCGCGCACATCGGACTCGCCGAACCGGTCGACGACGACGCCCGCCGCGGTGAGCGCACTCCGCCGCACGACCTCCTCGCCGAGCAGAGCGCGCTCGGCGGCATGATGCTCTCGAAAGACGCCGTCGCCGACGTCATCGAGACCGTCCGCGGCATCGACTTCTACGTGCCGAAGCACGAGGTCGTCTTCAACGCGATCCTCTCGCTCTACTCGCACGGCGAGCCCACCGACGTGATCGCCGTGACCGACGAGCTCACGAAGACCGGTGAGCTGCAGCGCGCCGGCGGCGTCGAGTACCTCCACACGCTCACGAGCCTCGTGCCCACCGCGGCGAATGCCGGGTTCTACGCGTCGATCGTCGCGGAGCGCGCGCTCCTGCGCCGCCTGGTCGAGGCCGGCACGCGCATCGTGCAGATGGGCTACGCCGGCGAGGGCGAGGTCACCGAGCTCGTCAACAACGCGCAGGCCGAGATCTACTCGGTCACGGGTTCGACCGAGAGCGAGGACTACGTCCCGCTCACCGAGGCCGTCACGGCCGCGATCGACGAGATCGAGGCGGCCAAGCACACCGACGGCAAGTTCACCGGCGTACCCACCGGATTCGCCGACCTCGACGAGCTGACGAACGGCTTCCACCCCGGGCAGATGATCATCGTCGCCGCGCGTCCTGCTATGGGCAAGTCGACGCTCGCGCTCGACTTCGCGCGCGCGGCGGCGATCGGCAACGACCTTCCCTCGATCTTCTTCTCCCTCGAGATGGGCAAGAGCGAGATCGCCATGCGCCTGCTCTCGGCCGAGGCATCCGTGCCACTGCAGATGATGCGCAAGGGCACGGTCGACTCGCGCGACTGGACCACGATCGCCGCGACGCGCGGGCGCATCAACGACGCGCCGCTCTACATCGACGACTCGCCGAACATGACGCTCGTCGAGATCCGCGCGAAGTGCCGGCGCCTCAAGCAGCGCGTCGGGCTCAAGATGGTCGTCATCGACTACCTGCAGCTCATGACGAGCGGCAAGCGCGTCGAGAGCCGCCAGCAGGAGGTCTCGGAGTTCTCGCGTGCGCTCAAGCTGCTCGCCAAGGAGCTGCAGGTGCCGGTCATCGCCCTCTCGCAGCTCAACCGTGGCCCCGAGCAGCGCGCCGACAAGATGCCCGCCCTCTCCGACCTGCGCGAGTCGGGTTCGATCGAGCAGGACGCCGACATGGTGATCCTGCTGCACCGCGAGTCCGCCTACGAGCGCGACAGCCCCCGCGCAGGCGAGGCCGACCTCATCGTCGCCAAGCACCGCAACGGCCCCACCCGCACCATCACGGTCGCGTTCCACGGCCACTTCTCGCGGTTCGCCGACATGGTGCAGGTGTAG
- a CDS encoding GntR family transcriptional regulator, producing MVHLEVDKDDPVDLHEQVAGEIRRAIADGEANPGDRLPPAKDLAAVLGVNANTVLRALRTLRDEGLLEFRRGRGISVAASPERGEVVRRSRELVDYARRHGYRLDELIDIIRSVG from the coding sequence ATGGTGCACCTCGAAGTCGACAAGGACGACCCCGTCGACCTGCACGAACAGGTCGCCGGCGAGATCCGCCGCGCCATCGCCGACGGCGAGGCCAATCCCGGCGACCGGCTCCCACCCGCGAAGGACCTCGCCGCCGTCCTCGGCGTGAACGCCAACACCGTGCTGCGCGCGCTGCGCACCCTGCGCGACGAGGGCCTGCTGGAATTCCGCAGAGGCCGAGGGATCTCCGTGGCCGCCTCACCAGAGCGAGGCGAAGTCGTGCGCCGCTCGCGCGAACTCGTCGACTACGCGCGACGACACGGCTACCGACTCGACGAGCTCATCGACATCATCCGCAGCGTCGGGTGA